A genome region from Labilibaculum antarcticum includes the following:
- a CDS encoding glycoside hydrolase family 130 protein has protein sequence MTSKANMPWEDRPEGCTDVMWRFSQNPVIGRYDIPSSNSIFNSAVVPFEDGFAGVFRCDNKSVQMNIFTGFSKDGINWDINHDPIQMIAGNTDMIDSDYKYDPRVCWIEDRYWITWCNGYHGPTIGIAYTFDFKTYHQCENAFLPFNRNGVLFPEKIDGKYAMLSRPSDNGHTPFGDIYISYSPDMKYWGEHRCVMKVSEFTDSAWQCTKIGAGSVPIRTNEGWLMFYHGVINTCNGFRYSMGAALLDLENPDKVLYRSQPYLLAPAAPYELVGDVPNVIFPCAALTEGNKVAVYYGAADTVVGMSFAYIDEVIDFIKKNSL, from the coding sequence ATGACTAGTAAAGCAAATATGCCTTGGGAAGATAGGCCAGAAGGATGTACTGATGTGATGTGGAGATTTTCACAAAATCCTGTAATCGGAAGGTACGATATTCCATCCTCAAACAGTATTTTTAATAGCGCAGTAGTACCTTTCGAGGATGGCTTTGCCGGAGTATTCCGATGTGATAATAAGTCGGTTCAAATGAATATTTTTACCGGTTTTAGTAAAGATGGAATCAATTGGGACATCAATCATGATCCTATCCAAATGATTGCAGGCAATACTGATATGATCGACTCCGATTACAAATACGACCCTCGTGTTTGTTGGATTGAAGATCGCTATTGGATTACCTGGTGCAACGGTTACCACGGACCAACAATTGGAATCGCTTATACTTTCGATTTTAAGACATATCATCAGTGCGAAAATGCTTTTTTACCATTCAATCGTAACGGTGTTTTGTTTCCAGAGAAAATAGATGGAAAATACGCAATGTTGAGTCGTCCAAGCGATAATGGCCATACACCTTTTGGCGATATTTACATCTCTTACAGTCCTGATATGAAATATTGGGGAGAACATCGTTGTGTAATGAAAGTGTCCGAATTTACAGACAGTGCATGGCAGTGTACCAAAATTGGAGCCGGTTCAGTTCCAATTCGAACCAACGAGGGTTGGCTGATGTTTTATCATGGGGTAATCAATACCTGTAACGGGTTCCGTTATTCCATGGGAGCAGCCCTTCTCGACCTCGAAAACCCCGATAAGGTCTTATACCGTTCTCAACCGTATTTGTTGGCCCCAGCCGCACCTTACGAGTTGGTTGGCGATGTGCCTAATGTCATATTCCCATGTGCCGCTTTAACCGAAGGAAATAAAGTTGCCGTTTATTACGGAGCTGCCGATACGGTAGTCGGTATGAGTTTTGCTTACATCGACGAAGTGATCGATTTTATAAAGAAGAATTCATTATAG
- a CDS encoding sodium:solute symporter family protein: MNLSTLDLSIIVGYLILTIFIGYFLSKKASENLSNYFLGGNKIPWYMLGVSNASGMFDITGTMWTVTILFVYGLKSLWIPWLWPVWNQIFLMMFMAVWLRRSNVMTGAEWLKTRFGDGRGSQLSHLIVVLFAIVSVIGFITYGFVGVGKFAQTFFPWDLHATVLGLSIKSENMYAILIMGLTTLYVVKGGMYSVVFTEVLQFVIMTIACIMVGVIAISLVTPEQIAAAVPAGWTDISFGWTLDLDWSNLIPAVNNKIDIDGYNMFSVLMMMMIFKGVLVSIAGPVPSYDMQRILSTETPKDAAKMSGIVSLVLFVPRYLMIAGLAALALVYLAPEFNKMGPNIDFEMVLPYALNNFIPDGAKGLLLAGLIAAFMSTFAANVNAGPAYIVNDIYKKFINPNASQKKYIRMSYLSSFAVVIVGIFFGFFAESIDTVMKWLVGALFGGYTASNLLKWVWWRFNGYGYFYGMLAGLIVSLVAPLVFPEVSPIYAFPYIFLFSFASSVVGSLLTKPESDEVLIKFYESVRPWGFWKPVYLKLKAQKPEAEPNNDFLKDMFNCTIGVGWQMMLPLIPIYFVIGKYSSLSWVVALFIITSIILYYTWYKKLEDYPADYQYCKKETKED; this comes from the coding sequence ATAATTGTAGGATACCTTATTTTAACCATATTCATTGGTTATTTTCTATCAAAAAAGGCATCAGAAAACCTGTCTAATTACTTTTTGGGAGGAAATAAAATACCATGGTACATGCTTGGAGTTTCCAACGCATCGGGTATGTTCGACATTACCGGAACCATGTGGACGGTTACTATTTTGTTTGTGTATGGTTTAAAGTCACTGTGGATACCTTGGTTATGGCCGGTTTGGAATCAAATTTTTCTAATGATGTTCATGGCTGTCTGGTTGCGGCGTTCGAATGTAATGACAGGAGCTGAATGGCTGAAAACCCGTTTTGGTGATGGCCGGGGATCACAACTTTCGCATTTAATAGTGGTGCTTTTTGCCATTGTCAGTGTAATCGGTTTTATTACCTACGGATTTGTTGGAGTGGGTAAATTCGCACAAACATTCTTTCCTTGGGATTTGCATGCCACTGTTTTGGGTCTAAGCATTAAATCGGAGAACATGTATGCGATTCTCATCATGGGCTTAACCACCCTGTATGTTGTTAAAGGTGGAATGTACTCAGTGGTTTTTACGGAAGTACTTCAGTTTGTGATTATGACTATTGCCTGTATAATGGTAGGCGTAATTGCTATTTCCTTAGTTACACCAGAGCAGATAGCAGCTGCCGTACCTGCAGGTTGGACTGATATATCCTTTGGCTGGACTCTTGATTTAGATTGGAGTAATCTAATTCCTGCGGTAAACAACAAAATTGATATCGACGGATATAATATGTTCTCGGTTTTGATGATGATGATGATTTTTAAAGGAGTACTGGTAAGTATTGCCGGACCTGTACCCAGTTACGATATGCAACGCATACTTTCTACCGAAACACCTAAAGATGCAGCTAAAATGAGTGGAATTGTATCTTTGGTATTATTCGTACCCCGCTATTTGATGATTGCAGGTTTAGCCGCTTTGGCTTTGGTTTATCTGGCTCCTGAATTCAATAAAATGGGGCCTAATATCGATTTTGAGATGGTTTTGCCCTATGCTTTAAATAATTTTATTCCCGATGGAGCTAAAGGTTTATTGCTGGCCGGATTAATTGCGGCCTTTATGTCCACTTTTGCCGCAAATGTAAATGCCGGACCAGCTTATATTGTAAACGATATCTATAAAAAATTCATCAATCCGAATGCCTCTCAAAAGAAATACATTCGAATGAGTTATTTGTCGTCATTCGCAGTTGTAATTGTAGGAATATTCTTTGGTTTTTTTGCCGAAAGTATCGATACTGTAATGAAATGGCTGGTAGGAGCTTTGTTTGGCGGATATACCGCATCAAACCTTTTGAAATGGGTGTGGTGGAGATTTAACGGTTATGGCTATTTTTACGGAATGCTTGCCGGATTGATTGTTTCCCTGGTTGCACCTCTGGTGTTTCCCGAAGTGTCTCCAATTTATGCTTTCCCGTACATTTTCCTATTCTCTTTTGCCTCTTCGGTTGTTGGCAGTTTACTAACCAAACCTGAATCCGATGAGGTTTTAATTAAATTTTATGAAAGTGTTCGTCCATGGGGATTCTGGAAACCGGTTTATTTAAAATTAAAAGCTCAAAAACCAGAAGCCGAACCGAATAACGATTTCTTAAAAGACATGTTCAATTGTACCATTGGAGTAGGATGGCAAATGATGTTACCGCTTATCCCTATCTATTTTGTGATTGGAAAGTACAGCTCATTGTCGTGGGTGGTTGCATTGTTTATAATTACGAGCATTATACTTTATTATACCTGGTATAAAAAGCTCGAAGATTACCCAGCAGATTATCAGTATTGCAAAAAAGAAACCAAAGAGGATTGA